attaacaagcaaacatatgttttctatgcaactgcaattatcacattaaaaaattataataaataaataatgagttatttaacattaggcagtagttacatttattttcattacatttcagtcatttcagTCACATGTATAAGtgatatctggccctttgaggacagccactatgctgatgtgaccctcggtgaaaatgagtttgaccccccctgctttaagcgaaccaaatgtTTCCAGTCTGAATCCATTCATAGGATCACACGGATCAATTTCAAAAAGGTCTGTCTGAATTGTTTCCTTGGCGACAGAGACCAGCTGAAACTTTGCTCTTGCTTCCCCTGTTTTTGTGCCCTTTTCCTGCACTGAGTCACAGTTTCAAACACACACCTGCTGGAATTCACCAAATTTGAAGACCCAGCAGGTTGAGACCTGTCTGCACCTGGTGGCAGAAAGACGTCACGGTGGCGTCAAAGGTGTGTCCGCCCCACCTCACCTCACTCTGcataaaagacccactccagccTCACAGCCACAAACACTCTTGGGGATCTTTCGAAGCAACACATCTTTTTTAAACCTCCAGCTTTTGGGACGACTGCATAGAGCCATGGTATCTGCTGGATTTCAGATGTTGGGCATCGGCCTGGGCGTCATCGGCTGGATCGGGGCCATTGTGACCTGCATCCTGCCTCAGTGGAAGGTCTCAGCCTTCGTCGGTAATAACATCGTCACAGCTCAGACGACATGGGAGGGGATCTGGATGAGCTGCATGGTCCAGAGCACAGGCCAGATGCAGTGCAAGGTCTACGACTCCATGCTGGCTCTGGGCACGGACATAAAGGTGTCCCGCGCCCTCATCATCATCTCCATACTGTTGGGCATCTTCGGCCTGCTGCTGTCCATCGCCGGGGGCAAGTGCACCAACTGTGTGGAAGATGTGAATGCCAAAGTCAAGGTCAGCGTCACAGCTGGCGTTATCTTCATCATTGCTGGCTTTCTGTGCCTCGTCCCCGTCAGCTACACCGCCAACACCATCGTCCAGGATTTCTACAACCCTATGGTTAACATGAACAAGATGGAGCTGGGACCCTCCCTCTTCATCGGCTGGGGGTCGGCTGCCCTGCTCATTCTGGGAGGCGCACTTCTCTGCTCCAACTGCCCCCCCAAAAGCCCTATGAGCAAAGGttacgtgtgaggaagaggaagcaAAGAGAGACCGTTTGATGCGACCACGCCCAAAAGACTGCAACGATTCCATCGAATCCCAGCAGACAGAAACTCGCTGGAGAAACATTTCTGCCCCCAAAGCATTTTCATGGACATTTCTGTcgaccattttcattttcagaactttttttattaagacTTTTGTAATAGTTTGCTTCAGattgtaaataaatgttttcatcatGAACGCACAGCCTTTCTGTAGTggtcttcctgttttttcttcccccttccctcacacttttcccctctctcttccctctggaaaaaaaaagaaagtattcatttaaaacaaatacaaaaaaaaccaaaaaggggTTTCTCCAAAAATACACCCTGGTTGTCCGAAGATACATAAGGCCTTATTGTAATAGTGAAACCTGTCCGATAAAAATAAAGGCCTTCAgatctcatctgtttgctcagttgttggacagaacaatcaaataaaaagaagataatCCTGTTTTAACGGCAAGTGAATGAAATGTGTGATGCAGAGACAAACCCAGGACTCTGAAGGTAAATGCCgtttacttatatagcgctttcctACCAACAAGGAcaaggcgctttacagtcacacacacattcacacacacattcacacactgatggcggttcctctgccaaacacaggtgcctaccaccagaggcaagatgGGGtgcaatgtcttgcccaaggacacagcaactcacgggcgtgcaaggcgggagtcgaacctgcaatcttacgatccctaccgctgcaccacggccgcttCTTCAGGATCAGTAGGGACTCTTTGCtctttgtgggggggggggggggggggggggggtgaagtgCACCAACTTCATCGAGGAAGAGCgcagcaaagacaaaaaaaaggtgtggAGAACGAGCCTCATTCAGAAAACTCTCAGAGTGCAGAAAGATTGcagctgaaaacacaaaatttgACACCCATCTATGgacattttctttgtattttactATTTGTATGACACTGATAAAAGCAGACgcaaccaaagtgctgaacacacgatcaaatataaatatcacaaaaaaatacaatcaaacaataaaatttaaCAAGCTGAATCTGCTCTATGCAGTAAAAAACCTGAGTAAAAAGATGAGTGGCATTTTCAAACCTCTGAGGGATCTTACAGAAAGCTTACAGAAAAGACGAGAGCGTTCCAGAGTTTGAGAGCTGGAACTGAAAAGTCTGGTCTCTGTCAGCAAATGGTGGTGTAGGAACCAAAATgtaggagaccaggcttggtgacggaagcttaaaacatttaataaatcatttggaaCGTGACAAAACCATGAGCTGAGCAGACGAGCTGTGTTTTGggttggatttctttttgttttgttttgtgtcagagtgggacttctgtgttttgtggatctttgtgtgtatgtttgccTGATTATTTTCAGGCGTGGCTTCCATTGGACCCAGGCAGATGGCAGCAGCCTTCAAAAGCACCATTTGGACCATTTTCTTTAGTTctccttttttcctgtttatatTGGTCCAGGAaggttagtgtttgtctttgttttcccttttcttttagttcaggggcctgtttcagaaaggaggttaagtgtaaactctgagtgcgttaaccctgaaatcagggaaatcctgggttttccgtttcagaatgggaggtttgttaaaccacagaaagcagagtaagtcaaacccgtttctgaaagagaggtaacttatactcggagtcagtgtccatggttacttatgctgtgaacctaacctggtcgggagcaggttttattctccaaactcaaagtttctgccggtcccctccccattttaaagacgaagcggtatgtttcgctttaaccttcattgcccacacttccgtcacacagagacggtctaagtgacaagaatggcttgtccttttctggaggacccaatagacgaggaggctgcattaattcctagagaattatatttacgtcgtacgaggattttgagaagactcaattttttgtcatttccccatacgtttctgtttgagcgttaccgtttttcgttgcagtcaattacatatatacaatgaaaacaacattagttattgctatgtagatgtttcatatgtcaaatattgtcaacaaagcctacatccatgacatgctcacatttgacctgattgaattatgtttttatacttcatgtttagctgctgccatgttcttttaattcctgcaggattgcatctacatgaaaatgaaatcagggacattgaattagattaatgtaacaattactttttggaaacacaatttgctagcactgcttactttcttaatcccacatacacctataccacttgatcaatacaagggtagtgttgcagtgtgtttgtgctgagcggggtgcgatccacgagagagaaggggaggggcgagtgcaggtgcagatgggggggggggggtgagcacggagcagaggtgtgtgcgtggtttatattgtgtgttcggaggacggagcacttagttaaataaagagaaggtgtcattcccagaataactgttttggagtcattcttaatccgctctgcaggttgagggtttccaacgggaagtgaaccccgaaggagaattcccttcggccctgaaggaaatctcccgtgcttctgaccacggtcggtcggaaagaggagagaaaagaaaggagaagtcttcgcgcagcgaaaggttcaacagtagacaaaacttcacttttaaaaacacaattgcatgtattaatattaaaatgaccaacgtttgcaagaggggaaggttaacaaaaaagtcctctaaacattaccgacgttaaatgcatttccccccccagattggttctgtacactatgcagcatttcatgcatttacaccaggaataacacttcaaaagtacacctaaatatccccattttttatttcactccttacgatatttaaaaagttattacagtcaatattttataacaatgatttaaatgcaaacttaggcattaacttgagcagctatgttttcccacgctaactgtctctgttttgcagatgcagcggtgttgcttttcttctggaatatgtgctcatattcactgtaactctgcagcagcacgtcaagttcagctggcgaaaaatacgcagacctctttttttcacggttgccatggtgactcatgatatctgcgctccattgataatggcttcttatagtcgcggtgcggacgcttacctccgaatcagtccactcagagttgattgacctaactcggaTCAATTTCtctgaaaactcagagttgttaatctcccgattgaccaactcagagtttaagttcaacctcagagttggtcgaacctcctttctgaaacaggcccctggtaaGGTTGGAGTTTTGCTTGTTATtatggccttggttcaccctgaagcctttttgcttcccAGTCAAGTTATTGatgttcttttatttgtaaatacatttgataTATTTTGTATGGAGAGaattgtttggtgttttgtaATTATGTTCTAagtcaggggaaaaaaaatttacttttataaTATGGCCCTCTATGTACCCCTGGACCCAAAAAAGGGGCGTAACAATCTGACACTGAGGAACTCGAAACAATACACTTCTATAGACTGATTTACTAAATTAAGCCAGCTGTGGATCATCAACCTGCCAAAACAAAAACGGCGGTCCTCGTTGGTCCATTAACTCCGGTCCCATGGACCAATTTACccatctggggggtattccaggaagcatgtttaaactagcctgactttaagcctgaactctggctgaaatccgcctgaacttgcttactctgggtatgtcggttccaaaagaccggatatgagttggcgtaattacgctcgacttggtaaccctgggttaacgcacggtacataaagacattctcaatagatcgccgatttctggagtcaccatggaaactacggtggcccagaaaggtcacaacacaacacattaactttatacacaacacactaactttacacacaacacattaactttacacacaacacattaactttacacacaacacattaactttacacacaacacattaactttatacgcaacacattaactttacacacaacacattaactcacaacacaacacaatagctcacaacacaacacattaactcacaacacaacacattaactcacaacacaacacattaactcacaacacaacacaataactcacaacacaacacattaactcacaacacaacacaataactcacaacacaacacattaactcacaacacaacacattaactcatggcccagaagggtcacaacacaacacattaacttacctcacaacacattaactcacaacggaagtaaagcagcaattgaagtgcttttattctgaaatttctactgggctgagcagctaactacctaacagaaagtaatgtcacagtgagctgtggagggagcatgttattgctacaagagaagctagcagcagtgttgccagaaactttgtctttactacggttctccttcctctaaacacacacaatatgaacacacactcctccctccgctctgacacccccctctgtcgctgcacgcgcgctcctctcctctccttttttctgctctgccctgtgtgtgtgttggggactgcacgtgcctgtgtgagaggacggagcggaaaaaaggagaggagaggagtgCGCGTGCAGCTCcgtccacagctcactgtgttaatgtgttgtgttgtgacccttctcggccatgagttaatgtgttgtgttgtgagttaatgtgttgtgtgtaaagttaatctgttgtgtgtaaagttagtgtgttgtgtgtaaagttagtgtgttgtgtgtaaatttagtgtgttgtgtgtaaagttaatgtgttgtgtgtaaagttagtgtgttgtgtataaagttaatgtgttgtgttgtgacccttctgggccaccgtaggaaacgcgtggagagagAAAtagaaagcgcgacacttgacggaagtgagacggagtctgagattttaatgacggcggataaagattataagtccatcaaaaaagtaacacggctgaaaaataatttaaataatttagttaaatttattcaaactcaataattgtttatacaactcaagtttacgtatttatctaactaaatgtcacagattactccattaatcttttttccatctcgattacttatatttcttgaactttcatatgtctaagtttgagccggcagatatgctcatttttataacaataaaaagaacgggaaaaaatgcacggagtgcaaaaactTATTAGAAACTTTCCCGTCGCTGTCATAACACAAAGCTGTGGTAggagtgctatataaactcatcatcctctccttcactctcactcatggtgcagagacgtaagcatagtaggacaaaatagctcggcaaaacacggtgaaacacggtaaaacagctaaacaactaaacacattttgtcaaaaacccacacttaaacccaaatccgtccagacaggcaaagggaatgatatcccagaatcccttgtggtgccgatctaacagcagcatcaaagttacacctaattaactgaattaatttgaacgaaaggaaaataattgtctgaaaactacgtgttatttttaggtgacctaacaaaaaatgatttatcttaaatgaagcaaataattaagttagatcaaagtaaaaaagtttctttccgacatccatacgtggtcttatcaccctctcacggtggaaaaagtattatctgagctttttcatccactaagtcatctttaaatggacacgccatgctgcttcacctctctgtaaacaaactaagcttcaactaaacctgctccagaccaggttatgttcagagcatgagttgctatggtaacttgacctaccctgaaacatacctccatttctggaaccgaaagctgaggttatcaacttaattagcctcaaacttatcgtgggagctagcataacctgcttcctggatAACCCCCCTGGATCAGAACATTAATGTAAACCTGAATTGGTGGACAAATGTGAGCTCGAGTTGCTGAAGAATTTGGCATTCATTTTAttcaagatcaactttattaatccccgaaGGGAAATTTAGTGAGATGACAAAATTCATCTTTTGATGACATGAGATTGAGATGACATAAAAATCTGGTTTGTTTGAGACATCAGGGAGccctttacttttttcttaataattgtttgtggttcaaaaaagtATACATTATTAAATTGGCTGTAAGTTTTGACAAACCTAAATTAAAGAAAGCTGTTTGAATTTGAGTTTCCAGACGAAAGAATCAAAGCTTTTCTATCCTTTAAGCTGACTTTTGTCCGTGCACATTGAGTTCCTCTGTTCCTGCAGTCAGATGATTGTTTTTCAAGGCGCACCTTGACGTCTGCACGCCCACGCATGCTTTTGTCAGAGGAGACCTtcaaaaatatgcaaatgaTGTTccgctcattcctggtccttaAGATccaccaccctgcctgtttctccagctctccctgcagaGAGAATGGGCAGCCCTATCAGCTTTCTTTATCACACAGCTACAGACCCAGGTTTTTCACCAAAATCCCGGAAACCTCATTTTCCTAAACTCCACGCTTCACTTAGGAGCTGCAGTTGTGGATTTTGCAAACTTGGCCGACGTTTTCATCCAAACCGGACGTGCCGGAGGTGTTTTCACCTGTTCCACAAAGGGTTCTGGTGACTGCGGACGccagcccccacccccaccagcATTTTCTAGTTACCTGTTGTAGAGTTGAGCGGCAACAACATTAAACCTGTCAGAAAAGCACAGTACTCGGTTTGATGGCTCTAACTTTGGAGTTTGGCCCATCTTTTCCTGCAGGAGGTTATCAGCAGAGACTCCTCCACCTGAAACCATCTTTCCTCAGAGTCTTAATGAAACAAATTCCTCCCCGTCTCCCCATCCGAGGAACAGACTCTTCAAGGTCCAGCTCGGGTGTCTttaatgatggaaaaaaaaaaaaaaaaaaaaaaaaacaggtattcTAGTCCTGAAAGTCCTCCTGGCTCTGAAACACTGCCTTCATTCATGATCTCCTTTCTACCTCCCTgcgcccccttttttttttttttttctttctgtccccTCGTTTTTTCAGACAACTGGAACCCTGCACTGCCACTTCTCCAACCGGCTGAGGCCTGATCTCCACGGAAGAATTACTGCGGAATATTTTCACCATCTGCCCTGGATCGGGAACGTTCTCCTACGGGACAAGCGGGAGCTCTTCTTCCAGGACCGACTGCTTGTAACCAGGTCAGCGTCTTCTCTTTACCGGCACGCTCACGCAACTGTcagagcagaccaaaaaaaccTCTAAAGGGTCCAGATTTTTAGGGCTGACTCTAAATGATAACTGTCTAAACACGAATGTCTGATAATTTTTCAAGAAAACTAGGAATTGGGTTTTCACATTTCGTTTTCTGCCCTCTGCACGGTTTaattttgtaaatgaaaaaatcttTAGTTGTGtgttaagaaagaaaatccgCCTTAATGTGTTTCAGGCCACAAAAGGTTCGGTAAGGTCCTGCAGGAGGAAGCTTCAGTGGTGTAAAAAGTTTCACACTGAGTGTTTTAGGATCAtgcttcaaaaaagtgtttggtTGCTGTTTCCTTGACGACAGAAACTACCTGAAAGTGTGGAAACAGGGAGTCGCTTCCCCTGTTGTTGATCTCTTTTTGCTGCAcattcaaacacacacctgAAGCTGGAGGGCTGAGAATTGCCTGAACCTGGAGGCAGAAAGATGCCGTAGGCTCCACCTCACTGCATACAACACCTGCTCCAGCCTCAGACGTGTCACTTTTGGGGGTCTTTTAAAGCAACATGACTCTTGCTTTGGGGCGACCGCAGAGAGCCATGGTATCTGCTGGATTTCAGATTTTGGGCATTGGCCTGGGCGTCATGGTGACCTGCATCCTCCCTCAGTGGAAGCTCTCAGCCTTCGTTGGTAATGACCTCGTCACAGCTCAGGTGACATGGGAGGGGGTCTGGATGAGCTGCTCAGTCCAGAGCACAGGCCAGATGCAGTGTAAGGTCAACAACTCCATGCTGGCTCTGAGCACAGATGTGAAGGTGTCCCGCCCCCTCGTCATCATCTCCATCCTGCTGTCCATCGCCGGGGACAAGTGCACCAACTGTGTGGAAGATGTGTGTCCCTGTGAGCTACACTGCCAACCCCATCATCCCGCACGGCGCTGGGACCCTCCCTCTTCATCGGCTCGGCGTCGGCTGCCCAGCTCATTCTGGGAGGCGGACTTCTCAGCTccaactgccccccccccccccccccccccaaaagataATATCTACGCCAGGTTTGAGTCCTTGCCCAGCTTCATCCAACGGTTCTggctgggaggaggaggaggcgaggAGAGGTGGTTCGATGCAACCGTACCCGAAAAATTATAAcctgaatcccagctgggacgcTCCCCCACCCtattgattattttcttttcagagTTTTTTAACTTGTGACTTTTGCAAATTTgtagaaaatgaaagttttgttATGAACgcaaaactttttcatttttgtcactttCATACAAAATGTCTAAATATTACTTCATAAAtactccaaaaaaacaaaatatggcTCAAtttaacaaagcaaaacaaaatcctCTCACTGAGAGTAAGAAAACGACAATGTCACACTAAATAGTAAAACTGCAATCATGatcaaagggaaaaaataacggataaaagaacaaaataaggtgaggaaagagaaaaaaaaagaaatacagggTTCAATACCAAAGCTACGACGCCCTCTAAAGGTGGAAAGGCTACAGCGCTTCTTCCTGCATGAATAATTTGTGTAATCCTTCCATTTTCTGAAGTTAAATCCACTAAAATAAatccaataaatatgaataatttgCTGCAGACCTTTAAAGCTAGAGATACtgtggcaaaaagaaaaaaaaacaactggctAAAACCAATTGGAAATATTTTCatgcatttgattttgtttgtttaatcatATTTTCACACCAAATCATAGTTTAAAGGATTGCTAATTGGAAAAGGTAGCAGAAGATGAGTTTTCCATAAGAACAAATGAGTTTTCCTCTAGTGATGGGTCTGATGGTCTTCACCTATTGTCCCAAATACTCTTAGATCTTTTCAACATAATCTAGATTATATATACAAACAACATCCGAGCAGTCAAAATGACTGCCATGGTCATCCTGGTATTCCAACAGTATTCTGAGTTTGGCGGCAGAGAAACAAACTTTGAACATGCGGGACtttttttgacttaaaaatgtttctttttcttttatttatatagttgCTATtattaagcctttcagagtaaagtgcaacaatatatataatatattactTATTAGACACTAAAGAATGAGTTTTTATGaaattagttattttcacagttcgTTTtccgacttgatctctgaggctccaccTTTCGCCGTTTTCACCCTTTTTCTCGCCTTTCGTGCcgtccatttcatgacatcatcctagagccggattcggcagcgtgtctgcgtttcacccagGAAAACGTACAACATCTGAacgtttgcaaagatggatgtgcatggtgtgcacagaaaaagaaagtgggtgtgtgtgctagCCTGGAAGCGGGGCTGGCAGCAcggactcttcctggaaggggctgttctcactttgtgatgtcacaatgtcaGCACCCCTTCtagtttttgtggattgggagggacCGGTGAGCGCAggattttagaggaatactcagaaatgtgcgAATGGTTCAAAATgcagctttggggttgtttttagtgatgaatgaacaaaaataacactttaaaaagcttaaaaagttgattttgaaaTTGGGATAAAGTTGGACCCAAAGTCATCAAATCTGGTCCTTTTTGAATGTGTTTACTTTTGAATTTGGCCAATCCCTTTGGAAACACTGCCCCCTACTGTTAGAAGAAGAAAGCAGCATCCAGTTATCAAACATTCCTATTAAGAAGTTTAATCACAAAAATGGTGTCCAACTTGCTGACATGCTGACTTTCTACAGTTTTCCATCACTATGAGGAAACATTTATTTGGTTTGGTTGGAGTGAAATCAAACGGGGAGCAGCAGCTCTTCAAGACGAGTCATCCGCCTTCCTGAGGACGACTTGGACGTGATACTCTTGAGATTCCCTGAAGTgcacatttttcttctgctctttttttaaaaatgtctcccATTGTCACCGTTTGTCTCAGGTCACGTTGCATAACGGCGTGTTTAGGTTAGTTGTAGTTGTTAGTTGCCTGTGACCTTGAAGCTTGCGTTTCTGGCCGTCAGCACAGCTAAAGGACACGgcagctttgtttgtgtgtaaactTTTTCTGACCAATGGgaacagtcccccccccccttgtccTGTCTCTGTCCCACTCTGGACTATAAACTGCAGAGACGGTAGTTTCTGTCACCTGTTGGTGAGCGTTCAAGCCTGCGCGATGGTTTCTCAGGGGATTCAGATCAGCGGCATCCTGCTGGCCGTCTTGGGCTGGCTGCTGGACGTGATAGTGTGCGCCTTGCCCATGTGGAAGGTCTCTGCCTTTGTTGGGGCCAACATCATCACGGCTCAAACCATCTGGCAGGGCATGTGGATGAACTGCGTGGTGCAGAGCACGGGTCAGATGCAGTGCAAAGTCTACGACTCTGTGCTGGCTCTGCCGCAGGACCTGCAGGCGGCTCGCGCCATGTGCATCATCTCCATCCTCTTGGGGATCTTTGGGTTGGTTTTCGCCATCGCTGGTGGAAAGTGCACCAACTGCATCGACCACGAGAAGTCCAAAGCCAAGGCCTGCATCTGCGGGGGGGTGATGTTCATCCTCTCGGGCCTCCTCTGCCTCGTCCCGGTCTCTTGGTCCGCCA
The Oryzias latipes chromosome 13, ASM223467v1 DNA segment above includes these coding regions:
- the LOC101159933 gene encoding claudin-4, coding for MVSAGFQMLGIGLGVIGWIGAIVTCILPQWKVSAFVGNNIVTAQTTWEGIWMSCMVQSTGQMQCKVYDSMLALGTDIKVSRALIIISILLGIFGLLLSIAGGKCTNCVEDVNAKVKVSVTAGVIFIIAGFLCLVPVSYTANTIVQDFYNPMVNMNKMELGPSLFIGWGSAALLILGGALLCSNCPPKSPMSKGYV
- the LOC101160928 gene encoding claudin-4, whose product is MVSQGIQISGILLAVLGWLLDVIVCALPMWKVSAFVGANIITAQTIWQGMWMNCVVQSTGQMQCKVYDSVLALPQDLQAARAMCIISILLGIFGLVFAIAGGKCTNCIDHEKSKAKACICGGVMFILSGLLCLVPVSWSANSVINDFYNPMTFEAQRYEMGAALYIGWAASGLLLMGGGLLCWNCPPKYEQPRYVPKFTPVKAASTSREYV